Genomic DNA from Hordeum vulgare subsp. vulgare chromosome 2H, MorexV3_pseudomolecules_assembly, whole genome shotgun sequence:
GTGAACTGCGAGATTTGGGCTTTGTGGGGGATGTTGTCACTTGGCGAAATCATAACCATGACGCGACCTGGTATATAAGGGAGAGGTTGGATAGAGCACTTGCTACGCAGTCCTGGTGTAACATATTTCCAGCGTTCCGAGTGACTAAGGGAGACCCCCACCACTTAGACCATCACTCGGTCATCATTGAGCTATAGGGGGCTGCTTGGCTGAAGCGGGGGTTGGCCCGAAACTTGGAGCCTCATTTTGAGGCGAGATGGCTCGAAGAGGAGGATTGTAGAGAGTTAGTTCAAAATTAATGGGAGAGGGAAATGATGTGCGATGGTAGGAAGGTAGCAGATGCAACTAAAGATCTCATAAGAGAGATGATGCGTTGGACCAGAAATGTCCTAGGTGACTTGGAGTGGAGAATTTTTTGTATGAAGAAGGAGCTGGAGAAGTGTAGGCGAGGTAACATTGGGCAGGACAAAGTTAGGAGGGAGGAAGTGTTGAGGTTCAATCTTTGTCGAGTAGAGGAACAAAGAGAAACATATTGGCGGCAGAAGGCTCATATACATTGGCTGAAATGTGGAGATAGAAACATCAAATTCTTCCATGCAGTGGCTtcagagaggaagagaagaaacaAAATTAAGAGATTGAGGAGGGAGGATGGTAGAGTGGTGGAGGAAGAGGGGACCATGAAAGAAGTGGCAACTAACTACTTTTTGAAATCTGTTCACTTCCCATGCACGCACGAGGATGGAGGAGCTCTTGGGTTACATTGACCCTCGAGTTACTCCACAAATGAATGCCCTGCTCATTGACAAGTTCACGGAGAGGGAGGTTTGTGAGGCCTTGTAGAGTATTGGTGACCTTAAAGCCCCGGGGCCGGATGGTATGTCGTCCatcatttataaaaaatgttgggACATCGTGGGGGAAAAAGTGATTTCATAAGTTTTCAATGTCCTAAATGGGGGTCATATGCTTGAAGGTTGGAATGACACATGTGTGGTTCTCATACCAAAGGTGCAAAACCCGGAGAGTATGAAGGATCTGAGGCCAATCAACCTATTTAATGTCGTTTAGAAGCTCATCTCCAAGGTACTCTCCAACTGACTTAAGAAAATACTTCCTGACATTATCTCATCCAACATAGTGCTTTGTGCCGGGGCGGTTGATTAGGGATAATATTCTGCTTGCTTATGAATGCACCCATTACATGCAAAATAAGATAAATTGAAAAGAGGGCTATGCAGCTGTTAAAATGAACATGAGCAAAGCGTATGATAGGGTGGAGTGGGGCTTCTTGTAAAAGATGATGCACAAACTTGCCTTTGAAGAGAAGTGGATCAAGTTGATCATGTTATGTATCTCCACGGTGTCATATAGATTTAAGGTGAATGGTGAATACATGGATGTGATGATGCCCCAGCGAGGCCTTCGGCAGGGTGATCCTCTATCGTTGTACCTTTTTTATTGTTGGTGAAGGCTTCGCCTCTCTGCTTAATAAGGCGGATGCGGAGGGGGCTTTGAGTGGGATCCATATTTGCAATGGTGCGACGAGTTTAAACCACTTACTGTTTGCAGATGATAGCTTGGTACTTATGAAAGCTTCACGTGAGAGTGCCATACATCTGCAAAACGTGCTACAGCTTTATGAGGCCCGCTTGGGGCAAATTGTGAATTATGACAAGTCATCAATCATGTTCAGCAAGAATACAGGGGCGGTGTAGAAGGAACAAGTGCTAACAGAGCTGCGCATTGGGAATGTGACCAGATCGGAAAGGTACTTAGGACTGCCCATGTACGTGGGGTCCAACATGACCAAAATTTTCGATTATTTGAAGGATCGTATGTGGCAACGAATTCAAGGCTGGCTGGAGAGGCTTATGTCAAAGGCAGCAAAAGATGTGCTTATTAAAGCTTGTGCCAAAGCGATACCCACTTTTGCGATGTCATGCTTTCATCGTACCAAAACTTCGTGCGAGCAGATGGGGCCAATGATATGTCGGTTCTGGTGAACAAAGCAAGAGAAGACCAACACTATGCACTGGTTAGGCTAGGAACTCATGAAAAAAGCGAAGAGGGATGGAGGGCTCGGGTTCAGGGATTTGTATGGTTTCAACCTGGCcatgcttgcgaaggaggcgtggAGACTTCTCACTGAACCTCACTCCTTTTGTGCACGAGTTTTGAAGGCTACGTACTTCCCAAACTCGTCGATCCTTGAGGCGCCAGCTAGTCCAGACATCGCATATACATGGAGAAGCTTCCTCAAGGGGATTGATCTGCTGAAAGAGGGACTTATCCACATAGTTGGAGATGGAGCAAATATCAAAATATGGACTTATCCATGGCTGAATAGGGAAGGCCCTTGACAGTCGTGGACGCAACGAGGAAGATGCCTGCTGACTAGAGTTTGTGAACTTATCGATCCGTACACATCAACATGGGATGAACGTTTGGTGTGGAATATTTTTGTTGAAGAAGATGAAAATGTGATCTTGGCCACTCCGAttagtgaggactttgaagatttctatgCTTGGTTTTTCGACAGCAAGGGCATCTTTTCAGTTAAATCTGCATACAAGCTATACATTAGAAGAAGAGATGCTAAGCAGGCTTCCTCCTCGTTCATTGAGCAAGGGGATCTAGACTGGAGGAAAATCTGGGACATCAAATGCGAGCCAAAAATGCTAACGGTTTGTCTGGAGACTTGCCCACAATAGCCTGCCTTTGCTGATGGGGCTAAAGAGAAGGAGCATTGAGTGTGATACGCTTTGTGTTTGCTACAAGCGACTTGATGAGGATGGGGCGCACTTGTTTCTCAGATGCAAGGAGGTGAAACAGGTTTGGTGCCGACTGCAACTGGAGAATACCCGGCTTCGTATGTGTGCGGTCAATGATGCAAATGAAGTGATCAAGATCCTCTTGGAGCTCGACGACATCAGAAGGGTGTTGGTTGTATGCATGTTATGGTGTTGATGGTCTAGGTGGAACAAGATAAATGCAAAAGAGCGTGGTGAGTCGATTGATAATCTACTAACCAGAATTTGAACCTGTTTCTTTAAATGTCTGAGCTTGTGTGCGAGCCAAGAAAGACCAAACTCAACCAGTGAGGAGCAAAGCTGGAGCAGGCTACTAGGGGACAAGCTTAAATTTAATattgatgggtccttcttctcttCAACTCATAATGATGGTTGGGGATTTGTGGTACGAGATGGGTGAGAGGTTTAGGCGCTGGTCACCTCACCCACCTGGCAAGTCTGATGCAGGCGAAAGCGACAACGTGCTCTGAGGTCTTACAAACGGCGGTTGATTGGGGTAtggtgaacatcactatcgaatcGGACTGCCTATCCTTGATGCAGGCGGTGCAGAGCAGCGATTTCGACCTTGCTCTTGAAGGAATTATGTTTAGGAATATTCGCCTCTTTGCCAGGCTCTATTTTAACTATGTATCTTTTTTTTTTTTCATTAAGGGGTTGTAACATTCTCGTCCATGATCTAGCTTTTATGGATGCACAAAGGCAATCTTCCAAATAGTTGTGGTGTGAGGAATTGTTGGATGATGTAAACGTAAGGAAGGCCAGCGTTTGTGTTCTACCTTTGGATTAATGAAATCGGATGTTTCATATAAAAAAACTCCTAGCCTTTATATAATCTTTTATTATATTAACACGCACGCGTCCCTGCTGAACGCATACGCTTCCGGCCTAGTTTTCACATTCACAGCGTGCTTGTGCTCCTCCTCCGAACCGAGATCTCCTGTCCTGCCACCGCCTCCTCGAGCACGGCGGGTCACCACCTCAAACCAGGTACTGACACTTCGCTCAGCCACAGATTTCCTATTAATCTGTCCCCTTCTCCGCTTCTTTTGTGAGTTTCTTTTGTCGGATCTCTCCCTAGATCTTTCTGGACCTTAGATAGATAAGATTGCGACGTTTTTGGCTTCTGGCTAAATTAGGGATAAGATCAAACTGTTTGCTTGTCTCCGTGTGCTGATTAATTGGAGCCAAGAAACCATTAGAGCGTTGAGGGGGGAGCGAGCCAGCGCATCAACTGGGGCTGTTAAATTGTTTACGCAGCAGGGGCCTCTGCCCATGTCCGAGGAACAATCAGCGGAcggggtggtggtggcgatgAAGGGCCACCCGGGGTCAGGCAAGTCCACGGTAGCTCGTGCCATCGCCTCCGCGCTCCGATGCCCGCTCCTTGACAAGGATGACGTGCGGGACTGCACCCTGCACCTCGAGCGcgccggcggcggcagcggcatcCTCAACGACCTCTCCTACGCCGTGCTCTGGAGGTTGGCCGAGAGGCAGCTCCGGCTTGGCCTGTCCATCGTCGTCGACTCCCCACTGTCGCGACGAGCCCATCTCGATGCTCTGGCCCGCCTGCCTGCTGCACTTGTTATCGTTGTGGAATGCCGGCCAGGCAACCAAGATGAATGGCGCCGCAGGCTGGAGGAGCGTGGAGGCGTCTTGGCCGATGACGGTGGCGATGGATGGCATAAGCCCAAGACGTGGGCCGACCTAGAAAGGCTTGTGGAAGGGTACCAAGGTTGCACAAACTATGACATTGGGGATGTGCCGAGGATCGTTGTAGATACAACGGACCCGGAGGTCAGCACACAGGCAATCGCTCTCAGGGTTGTGGATTTTATTAGGTCTCTTCTAGCCCGTGCGCATCACTCCCTCCCTCCTTGAAAGAGAGTACTTCCAACAAGAGTCAAACTATCTCAAAGTTTGACCGAGTTTGTGCAATATATCAAAGTTTGTGAAACCAAATAGTTACATGATGAaaatatatgttatcatgaatctAATGCTACTACTTGGATGGCGTAAATGTTGGTGTATTATTGTATAAATACAGTCAAACCTAGTAAAAAAGTTTGAGTTTCCAACAAAGTTGGAAGTGCACTCTTTaaaggatggagggagtaggtaTGTTATTATAATAGCTGTTGACCAACGTTTTGGTCAAGACAGTTCATATGTTTTCTGTCAGGAGCAAAATAGAGGATAAGTTAAGTTTCAGATTAGAATTTCATGGCAAAATGTTAAAATGATGTATTTTGTATTGTATTGGATTGGTTGTGCATATGCTTCCCTTTTTCATCCGTTCCCTCATTTTCTTGCGCAGCGTTGATGCTTATGCTCGCCCTCTGTTTATTAGTGTAGCCAATCTCAGAAGCTCAAACGTGTTGCAGAATGACCCACCTGTGTATGTTACTGATTTTGAAGCCTTTACTTGGTACTTGATACATTTTGCTTGCTTCCCCACCATTGAGATTACAATGGTAGATCAGTACGGAACATTTGTTCGTTTTCCCGTAGTGATAGCTATTTTTGTCACAGTTTGTACTTAACATTACTCAAGTAGAAGTCTCTGCAATCCATTACTAGGAACTATGAATCTCTTCGGAAATAATTAACCTGTTATTGTCAATCAAGGTTTGCAACCATTGGTAATCTTTATTGGTGCTGGTAATCTAAAAAATGATCATATGTACACGTAGGGTCATAACATTTCAGTGGCTATATTAGAAGCCAGAATTGATGGCGAGAAATATCTACTTTTTTCTATTACAACTTTGATGCCTGATTCTGTTGGCAGCTTTCAAtttccatttcattcttggtagcCTTGTCAAGTGGGGGCAACTACAATAGATACAACCCTTGTGGTGAAAGAATAGAAAAAATATACATGGAGTGTCGCATTGGACCCAGATTGGTCATTAAGTTTTGGAACTTGTGGGTGTAAGTTTTAACACTTGTCGGTACAAGTTTTAAACCTTGCATCTCTGCCATCCATCTCTGATCTGACGACCCAAGTTGATTTCTTCTATTCTTTCACCACAAGGTCTGATTCTATTGTAGTTGTCCCCTTGTTAAGTTGCAGTGACGAAAACTTGTTTTCCAACAGCACATGTATCTTTTTATGCTTAAAGAGACCTAGTCATAATAAGCAAGCTATACTCCTATTTTATTTCAAGAAAACAATGAGatcatgttattttgaaattcaAGAGTTTTATGGTTTGTTGGGAGGCCATATGTTATTTATTTGTActtcaaaagtttttttttttttgcagcaCAAGGAAGTCATGTATTAGGAGAACAGTATTATGCACATTGCAATCTCAAGCGTCTGAACAAATACAAAATTGAGCACTATGCTAATATTATACTCCCTCGTTTTTTTTCAGTTGTACTCCcaccgttccaaaataagtggcGCGGTTTTAGTTCAGTTGTACTAGTATACAATCTTGTAATGTTGAAACAGTATCAGAGACCAGTCTTAACTCCCTCGTTTTGTGTTTTACCAGTCCCCTTGGTAGATGGCATCGTCTACTCTAAAACCTGGTGTGCCTATTACTTTGCAAGAGCTAGAGCCCTCCTCAGAGATCTTCAAGCAAGGGGCATCCCTCCAGGTAACAGGAATGTATGTGTGCAGCAGTGCAGGTGCTTCCTTCTGAAAAGTGCAAGTTTATGTGCTAACCTTCTTGGCTTGCAATTCATTTAGCCTTCACTCATATGATGTCGACTCTGCGGTTGCTGTCATTCAAGATGGCAGTGCTAGACTGAAGATTGATACTCAAAACCTGAGAGACATCAGTTTCCGCGGCAATTCAACGTTCCAGTTCATTGGTGAACTTCTGATCCAGCCAAACGAAGATGTAATTTTTTCTCCTTGTCCAGATTTTGCCAGTCAGTTTCGTCTAGTATCATTGGAACAATGCTACATCAAATTTGGTGCTTGCGTCCTGCAGGTGATTTTACAAGCACAGGTGGGCAGGAACGTTGATGGGCTTGACCTGAACCTTTACCAGCAGTCTTTGATCATCCGACGGCAACATGAAGCCAAACTAGTGAGCTCCAGGAGGTCATGATCCAAAGCTGTG
This window encodes:
- the LOC123426246 gene encoding uncharacterized protein LOC123426246 produces the protein MSEEQSADGVVVAMKGHPGSGKSTVARAIASALRCPLLDKDDVRDCTLHLERAGGGSGILNDLSYAVLWRLAERQLRLGLSIVVDSPLSRRAHLDALARLPAALVIVVECRPGNQDEWRRRLEERGGVLADDGGDGWHKPKTWADLERLVEGYQGCTNYDIGDVPRIVVDTTDPEVSTQAIALRVVDFIRSLLARAHHSLPP
- the LOC123426247 gene encoding CST complex subunit TEN1-like, producing MASSTLKPGVPITLQELEPSSEIFKQGASLQVTGILHSYDVDSAVAVIQDGSARLKIDTQNLRDISFRGNSTFQFIGELLIQPNEDVILQAQVGRNVDGLDLNLYQQSLIIRRQHEAKLVSSRRS